DNA from Thiomicrorhabdus sp. Kp2:
TAAACCTTAACCTTATGAGAAATCATCATGCATAAAATCAAACAAATATTGCCATTTATTTTCTTAATTGCATTGATCAGTCAATCCACACTCATCATGGCGGCAAATGAACGATATGCCAAACAAAAAGTGGTTTATCACATCAACTATGATGACGCCAAAAAGCAGTCTAGCACATTAAGAAATATTGAAAATCATATCAATGCAGTGGGTGCGGACAATTTAGAAATCCGAGTAGTGTTACATGGCGATGGTCTCTCTTTAATCATTAAACCTGAAGCCTTAAACGATGTGCCAAGATTCAAACACGCCAATGCCAATCAAGTGATGGCACAAAAAATTGATAAGTTAAAACTTCAAGGCGTCAATTTTAATGTGTGTGCAAATACCGTAAAAGGGCGAAATGTAGATACTGAAAAACACCTTTACGATGTATCTAAAGAAGACATAGTGCCAAGTGGTGTGGCCGAGTTAGCTCATTTACAAAGCCAGGGTTTTACCTACCTTAGACCTTAAAGTAAAAGACATATAAACATAAAAAAATAGAACAAAAAATAAAACAAAAAACAAGAAATAATCAAAGAGGATTAACATGTTTAACAAACCATATACCTTCAAAAAATCGGCCATTTTAATGGCATTGACCTGTGCCATGAGTACACAATCGGTTCAGGCTGCAAACTGGCTGATGCTTCAAGGAACTGAAAAAGCAGATCAAGCACCCAGAGCTAAAGTATGGGGTTTTGCCCAAATTGACTATCAACAAACGGATGACACCACCATTCAAGCGGGCCCTAACGCGGGTAAAAAAGCGGCGTTTAACCAAATGCAACCGCAATTAACAACAGCGAGTGGCTTTAATGTAAAACGTGCACGTATTGGGGTGAGAGGTGCAAACTTTCCTTTAGACAAAAATGTGAACTACTTCCTAATGGCTGAATTTGGTAATAATGGAATTACAACGGGTGAAAGCGGTTCACAGGGTCAATTAACGGATGCCAGCGTGACGCTTAACCATATTGAAGGGGCACGTGTTCGTGTAGGATTATTTAAAACACCTGGTTCTGAAGAGTCGTTTAAAGGCATACCCGTTTTCAATTATGTTAATTTTACCAATGGAACAGATCGCCTTTTAATTGAAAGAAAAATTGATACCAGCGGTGTTAGAACCGATCCCGCTTTTGCGGTACGCGATACGGGAATACAGGTTTTTGACACTTTTAAACAAGGTGACTGGGAGCACAGTTATGCCATTATGTATGGTAATGGTAATGGCTTAGCTCTCTCTGATGATGATAAAAACAAAGACCTTTATTTGTATGCTTCTACTGAAAAAGTGTTCAATAAC
Protein-coding regions in this window:
- a CDS encoding DsrE family protein — protein: MHKIKQILPFIFLIALISQSTLIMAANERYAKQKVVYHINYDDAKKQSSTLRNIENHINAVGADNLEIRVVLHGDGLSLIIKPEALNDVPRFKHANANQVMAQKIDKLKLQGVNFNVCANTVKGRNVDTEKHLYDVSKEDIVPSGVAELAHLQSQGFTYLRP
- a CDS encoding porin, coding for MFNKPYTFKKSAILMALTCAMSTQSVQAANWLMLQGTEKADQAPRAKVWGFAQIDYQQTDDTTIQAGPNAGKKAAFNQMQPQLTTASGFNVKRARIGVRGANFPLDKNVNYFLMAEFGNNGITTGESGSQGQLTDASVTLNHIEGARVRVGLFKTPGSEESFKGIPVFNYVNFTNGTDRLLIERKIDTSGVRTDPAFAVRDTGIQVFDTFKQGDWEHSYAIMYGNGNGLALSDDDKNKDLYLYASTEKVFNNTQGPRRQSLKLYAWSQDGKRTYGTDEYNRDRAGVGMTYFDGKYRLAAEYFTADGMIFGGPAGGVAGNPLTVFTDQKATAYQLDFGYRIKPNIELNARYDVLDSATETDIQTGTNGDKRRLFTTTTLGAQYFFNKKTSVRLNYEIRNLEAPDAPSSAPVHDILDGLDNRVSAQVMMVF